Below is a window of Caballeronia insecticola DNA.
TGATGCCGCCGATGAGCGCCGGCGTGCCGTTGCCCGCGGCGACCACGATGGCGTCCGCCGAAATGGTCTCGACGTCGGCCGAACGCTTCTTGCCTTCGCCCGGTTCGGCAAGCTCGACCGCGGCGCGCGCGCCCTCGAGACGCACCGACGCCACCGTGCGATGCATGCGGAACTGCACGCCGCCGTCTTCGAGAATCTGCTTCAGTTGCTTGGTGAAGAGCGGACAGTTCGCGGTGCGCTCCTCGGGCAGCAGCACGCCGCCCGCGAAGTGGGGATCCTCGGGCACCGAAGGCTCGACCGCGACGCATTCCTCGGGCGTGAGCTCCTGATACGGCACCTTGAACCGCTTGAGCAGATCGATCGCCGGCTGCGCGTATTCGAGTTCGCGCGTCTGACGGAACACGTGCAGCATGCCGCGGCGCTGCTCGAATTCGAGTTCCAGACCGCTTTCGATCTCGCCCAGAACCTTGCGCGACAGCGCGACGAGGGGTTCCAGCCGCTCGTATTGGGCGGCGAACGCTTCCGGATCGCGCAGCGTCACCAGTTGTTTGACGAAATCGCGCGCGGCGGAGTCGAAACCGGTCTTGACCACCATGCCGCTTTGCTTCGCGCGGCTCGACGCCATGAAGGTCGGACCGAACCAGACGTCGAGCGGCGAGGGCAGCAACGCGCCGCCCTGGCCGTAGGTGGCGCCCTGGGCGACGGT
It encodes the following:
- a CDS encoding FAD-dependent oxidoreductase produces the protein MDVIVIGGGIAGIATAHQLHAAGHRVCVIERHATVAQGATYGQGGALLPSPLDVWFGPTFMASSRAKQSGMVVKTGFDSAARDFVKQLVTLRDPEAFAAQYERLEPLVALSRKVLGEIESGLELEFEQRRGMLHVFRQTRELEYAQPAIDLLKRFKVPYQELTPEECVAVEPSVPEDPHFAGGVLLPEERTANCPLFTKQLKQILEDGGVQFRMHRTVASVRLEGARAAVELAEPGEGKKRSADVETISADAIVVAAGNGTPALIGGIKATPALFPLRVHTLTAPVAYEERAPHLTVVDSVKRITMTRSTQRLRIAGAGVFQSAAKADKPLDATLARRALDLLGQGTHDWIPGAARVSVARAWDGVRLLSADGLPVVGATHHPRLFVNAAHGPAGWGLACGSARVIADLVSGVTPDLPHATLAALSLERF